CGCCACATGAACCAGGCAATGAACGCCGCCGAGGCCACGTAAATACCGGTGAATGGCATGGCCGCGACGAACAGGGCGATCGGCAGGAACACCGAAAACACTTGCCGAAACGCGCTGCGGCTGACGAACGCAATGCTCATGGCCTGCCAGCGCACCACGGTCAGAATGCCGTTGGCCACGCTCGCGCCACTGAGCATCAGGCCGATGTAGAAGGGGAAGTAACCCGGCTCAGGGCCGGCGTCACCCCAGCCGATGCCTTGTTCAAGGCTGCCGTACATCACCACTGCGCCAATCAGCGTGGTGAACAGGGTCAGGCCGAGTTCGACCCAACGGGTGCTGACCAGCGCCGGTAAATCCGAAGAATGGGACATGAAACACCTCCAGCAGGTGACGGCCGCACCTTATCGGGCGGCCGTGGACGACCTCAGTTTTTCAGCCAGCCGGCTTCCTTGAACACCGGCGTGACACGAGCGGTGTCTTGCTCGATGTACGCGGTCAGCGGCTCGCCTTCGAGGAAGGTCGGCACCAGCGCGTTCTGTTTCACGTAGGCCTGAAACTCGGGGGTCTGGGTGACTTTGCGCATCAGCTCGACATAGAACCCGCGCTGTTCGGCGGTGACATCGCCCGGCATGAAGACGGTGCGCGGGAAGCGATATTGATCGATACCCAGGCCCTGCTCGTGGCAGGTCGGTACATCCGCCCAGGATTTGTCGCCAGCGACTTTTTCGGTGTAGGCCATGCGCTCTTTACTGAACACGCACAGCGGCTCGATCTGATC
The sequence above is drawn from the Pseudomonas sp. FP2196 genome and encodes:
- a CDS encoding tripartite tricarboxylate transporter TctB family protein; the protein is MSHSSDLPALVSTRWVELGLTLFTTLIGAVVMYGSLEQGIGWGDAGPEPGYFPFYIGLMLSGASVANGILTVVRWQAMSIAFVSRSAFRQVFSVFLPIALFVAAMPFTGIYVASAAFIAWFMWRDKVRVKPYGKWMIGSVSLGAVLASYLIFALWFKVPLDAGPMGDWIALAGRNFK